In Acetomicrobium sp. S15 = DSM 107314, the sequence CTTCTGAAGTGTGAGCTCTCAGGTTTGGCCAACGTCACAATGGCGGGAAATAGTTTTATCGACGTGATCCCTCCGGAGGCCTCAAAGGGGAATACGTTGAAGAGGTTTCTTTCCCTCGCGAATGATCCTATTGATGTCGTCGTGGCGGTGGGGGATCATATGAATGACCTCGAGCTGCTTCAAGTTGCCGATCTTCGCGTCGTCGTATCGAGCGCGCCGCCCCAGCTGCTTGAGGTTGCCCATAAAGTCATACCCCCGGCTAAAGAAGCGGGCTTTGCGGAGCTTGCCCAATGGCTTTTGAAAGATGATTTTTTAAGGCAAATACAACGTAAGGAGTGATCAGCTTTGGCGGAACCCAAGTGGCAGATTGTGCAGCTGGAGATACCCGAAGGGTGCAACATCATCTTAGGACAGAGCCATTTCATCAAGACTGTGGAGGATATCTACGAGGTGTTGGTCACGTCAGCACCTGCGCTCGAATTCGGCATCGCCTTCTGCGAATCCTCCGGCCCGTGCCTGGTGCGATACGACGGGAATGCGAAAGATTTGGTCGACGTGGCTATTGAGAATGCGAAGAGGCTCTCTACGGGTCATGCTTTTGTGGTATTGTTGCGGAAGGGCTATCCGATAAATGTATTGAACGCTTTAAAGGCAGTTCAAGAGGTGTGCCGCATATTCGCCGCCACGGCAAACCCGTTACAGGTGTTGGTGTTTGAGACGGAGCAGGGCAGGGGCATAGCCGGTGTCGTGGATGGTTTTGCCACGAAGGGGGTAGAAGGTGAGGCGGATATTGAAGATCGCAAGAATTTATTGCGCAGAGTCATCGGATATAAGAGATAGCCGCAAAACAGGGAAAGGCTGCTGCCTTGCAGCGCTTTTGTGTTTTTGCGCCTTGGTTGCGATTTTTGCGGGGCCCCTTGCGGCCGAGGAAGACCTC encodes:
- a CDS encoding adenosine-specific kinase; this translates as MAEPKWQIVQLEIPEGCNIILGQSHFIKTVEDIYEVLVTSAPALEFGIAFCESSGPCLVRYDGNAKDLVDVAIENAKRLSTGHAFVVLLRKGYPINVLNALKAVQEVCRIFAATANPLQVLVFETEQGRGIAGVVDGFATKGVEGEADIEDRKNLLRRVIGYKR